The following are from one region of the Candidatus Shapirobacteria bacterium genome:
- a CDS encoding tRNA-binding protein, producing the protein MKLLPIKPTIKFDDLEKIDIRVGTIEKVEDIENSDKLVRLTVNFGDFKRIILVGMKKERENPKEIEGRQSLFVVNLEPKKMMGEFSEGMIFDIGYTNEIVPVLSMPEKQVPDGVNAG; encoded by the coding sequence ATGAAGCTTTTGCCCATAAAACCAACAATAAAATTTGATGATCTTGAGAAAATCGACATTCGTGTAGGAACAATCGAAAAAGTTGAAGACATCGAAAATTCAGATAAGTTGGTCCGGCTGACTGTTAATTTTGGAGATTTTAAGCGAATTATTTTGGTTGGAATGAAAAAAGAGCGAGAGAACCCAAAAGAAATTGAAGGGAGGCAGTCTTTGTTTGTCGTCAACCTCGAACCCAAAAAAATGATGGGCGAGTTTTCAGAGGGGATGATATTTGATATCGGATACACAAATGAAATTGTTCCGGTCCTATCTATGCCCGAAAAACAAGTTCCTGACGGGGTAAATGCAGGTTAG
- a CDS encoding alpha/beta hydrolase, whose protein sequence is MLDNFRIYGKPPFAVVLVHGGPGAPGEMKPVAKNLSKNFSVIEPLQTKNSIDGQVEELKLVIERETTHPVYLIGWSWGAWLSYLLAAHYPNLVKKLILVSSGPFEASYAERIMKTRLKRLSTPEQKRVNKIIQLLQTGKANDIIFNEFGNLMNKADSYNPLSHQGRGDIEKSNFQSEIYEKVWSEADALRNSGKLLKSGIKITCPVVAIHGDFDPHPSAGVKKPLSAILKNFRFYLLKQCGHHPWFEKEAKDKFYEILFQELKS, encoded by the coding sequence ATGTTAGATAATTTTAGAATTTACGGGAAACCTCCATTTGCTGTCGTATTGGTACACGGGGGTCCTGGCGCCCCGGGTGAGATGAAACCAGTGGCCAAAAATTTATCAAAAAACTTCAGTGTAATCGAGCCCCTCCAAACCAAAAATTCCATTGATGGTCAAGTTGAAGAGCTCAAATTAGTAATTGAAAGAGAAACGACCCACCCTGTTTACTTGATTGGTTGGTCTTGGGGAGCTTGGCTTAGTTATTTGCTTGCCGCCCATTACCCAAATTTGGTAAAAAAATTAATTTTGGTAAGTAGCGGACCGTTTGAAGCCAGTTACGCCGAGAGGATAATGAAAACAAGGTTAAAAAGATTGTCAACACCAGAGCAAAAAAGAGTTAATAAGATTATCCAATTACTCCAAACGGGAAAAGCCAATGACATCATTTTCAATGAATTTGGTAATTTAATGAATAAGGCAGATTCGTACAATCCACTTTCCCATCAGGGCAGGGGAGATATTGAAAAATCAAATTTTCAATCAGAAATTTATGAAAAAGTATGGTCAGAAGCCGATGCTCTTCGAAATAGTGGCAAATTACTCAAAAGTGGAATAAAAATAACGTGTCCCGTAGTCGCAATTCATGGCGATTTTGATCCACATCCCTCCGCGGGAGTTAAAAAGCCTCTATCGGCAATTTTAAAAAATTTCCGTTTTTATTTGCTAAAACAGTGTGGGCATCACCCCTGGTTTGAAAAAGAAGCTAAAGATAAATTTTATGAGATTTTATTTCAGGAGTTAAAATCCTAA
- a CDS encoding SGNH/GDSL hydrolase family protein, with the protein MDKTYCIFGDSVAQAAYVNAGWVELLRRYLENKYFDSFVNVFNLGIGGNTTDDVLKRFEGEASVRNPDSIIFAIGINDTKDYNPELFVVNLIKLVDTASRFTKDINFVGLVLGDWRGDEPFSCDSTAEYNKLIEKITQQKGGRFISLQEKLLAEDFADGLHPNKQGHKKMFEVIREYF; encoded by the coding sequence ATGGATAAAACATATTGTATTTTTGGAGACAGTGTTGCCCAGGCTGCTTATGTAAATGCCGGCTGGGTGGAACTTTTAAGACGATATTTGGAAAATAAATATTTTGATAGCTTTGTTAATGTATTTAATTTGGGAATTGGCGGAAACACGACTGATGATGTTTTGAAACGGTTTGAAGGTGAGGCGTCGGTAAGAAATCCTGACTCGATTATTTTTGCTATAGGGATTAACGACACAAAAGATTATAATCCTGAACTTTTTGTAGTTAATCTAATAAAATTGGTGGATACGGCGAGTAGATTTACAAAAGACATAAATTTTGTAGGTCTGGTTTTGGGCGACTGGAGGGGGGATGAACCATTTAGCTGCGACAGTACGGCTGAATATAATAAACTTATTGAGAAAATTACGCAACAAAAGGGAGGCCGGTTTATTTCTTTGCAGGAAAAGTTATTGGCCGAGGATTTTGCGGATGGGCTTCACCCAAATAAACAGGGACATAAAAAAATGTTTGAGGTGATTCGGGAGTATTTTTGA
- the secG gene encoding preprotein translocase subunit SecG, which yields MKTTLIIFQIILSLVLSVLIFLQPNDESNSRGNIMSSVEYQKRGWEKTLFSLTIICLILFLISSIIQTII from the coding sequence ATGAAAACTACCCTGATAATTTTTCAAATAATACTATCCCTTGTCCTTTCCGTTCTCATCTTCCTTCAGCCAAACGACGAAAGCAACAGCCGGGGAAACATCATGTCATCGGTCGAGTATCAAAAAAGAGGCTGGGAAAAAACTTTATTTAGTCTGACCATAATCTGTCTGATTTTATTCCTAATTTCGTCAATTATTCAAACAATAATTTAA
- a CDS encoding phage holin family protein: MKRFLRLFLIIIFCLITENEIWKNLSFSPVVPTIIKVALVLTIFELVLKPIIKILLLPINILTLGTIRIVINTLGLYIAIFLISGFQINNFTAFNFKLEGFFAYLASSLTISFLLYIFNIILYRKKS; encoded by the coding sequence ATGAAAAGATTCCTCCGTCTTTTTCTCATAATCATCTTCTGTCTCATCACCGAAAACGAGATTTGGAAAAATCTTTCTTTCTCGCCGGTTGTTCCGACAATTATCAAGGTGGCTCTTGTTTTAACCATCTTCGAATTAGTCCTAAAGCCGATTATAAAAATTCTCCTTCTCCCCATAAACATTCTGACCTTGGGCACAATCAGGATTGTCATCAACACCCTGGGCTTATATATCGCCATTTTTTTAATCAGCGGTTTTCAAATCAATAATTTCACTGCCTTCAATTTTAAGTTGGAAGGCTTTTTTGCCTATCTTGCCAGTTCACTTACCATCAGTTTTCTGCTATATATATTCAATATAATTTTATACAGAAAAAAAAGTTAA
- a CDS encoding MFS transporter — protein sequence MEFHRNIKLLTWFNFFTDFRPYAPVAIIYFAKVSGSYTLGLAVLSIEMLSASIFELPTGIFSDFIGRRKTIILGALMAVLTLICYAIGTNFLILAMGSIFAGLARSFYSGNNQALLHDSLKEYGQEENYAEHSGKVSSMFQWALAGSALFGGVIAYFSFAFVMWLSLIPQLICLYIGFLMVEPKIQNKSDRTNIYSHLKEAILKFKDNSKLRLLSIASVLEYGVGETMYQFSSAFIALLWPVWAIGIYRMLSNILAAIGMNISGKIIKKFGYFKSFMPGKIYSHIVSLIAVIYPSVFSPVLMASSSFSYGVGSVAKDTMFQREFTDKQRATMVSLNSLAGNLFFALFAFLLGFIADKLSPGQALIIGEIIVLPVVFIYWKLFKKDVSVSVAKL from the coding sequence ATGGAATTTCATCGAAATATTAAGCTGTTAACTTGGTTCAACTTTTTCACTGACTTTAGACCGTATGCTCCTGTGGCAATAATTTACTTTGCGAAAGTTTCCGGATCTTATACTTTGGGATTAGCCGTACTTTCGATTGAGATGTTGTCTGCGAGCATTTTCGAATTACCAACCGGGATTTTCTCTGACTTTATTGGCAGAAGAAAAACGATTATTTTGGGGGCATTAATGGCAGTTCTAACATTGATATGTTATGCAATTGGGACGAATTTTTTAATATTGGCGATGGGGAGTATTTTTGCTGGATTAGCCAGGTCTTTTTACAGTGGTAATAATCAGGCACTCCTGCATGATTCATTGAAAGAATATGGCCAAGAGGAGAATTATGCCGAGCATTCCGGTAAAGTTAGCTCTATGTTTCAGTGGGCTTTGGCCGGATCAGCACTATTTGGTGGAGTAATCGCTTATTTTTCATTTGCCTTTGTGATGTGGCTATCTCTAATACCTCAATTGATCTGTTTGTATATAGGTTTTTTGATGGTTGAACCAAAGATTCAAAATAAATCAGACCGGACAAATATCTATTCACACCTTAAAGAGGCTATTTTAAAATTTAAGGATAATTCAAAACTAAGATTATTAAGCATCGCATCAGTGCTTGAATATGGAGTCGGCGAGACAATGTATCAATTCAGTTCGGCTTTTATTGCATTGTTGTGGCCGGTATGGGCGATTGGGATATACAGAATGTTGTCTAATATTTTGGCGGCAATCGGAATGAACATTAGTGGGAAAATTATTAAAAAATTTGGTTATTTCAAGTCATTCATGCCGGGGAAGATTTACAGTCATATTGTTAGTTTGATAGCAGTCATTTACCCAAGTGTATTTTCTCCTGTTCTTATGGCTAGTTCATCATTTTCGTATGGTGTAGGTTCTGTAGCTAAAGATACTATGTTCCAAAGGGAGTTCACTGATAAACAACGGGCAACTATGGTAAGCCTGAACAGCCTTGCTGGTAATTTGTTCTTTGCATTATTTGCATTTTTATTAGGCTTTATTGCGGACAAACTATCCCCGGGCCAGGCATTAATAATTGGAGAAATAATAGTACTTCCGGTAGTATTTATATACTGGAAACTTTTTAAGAAGGATGTTTCGGTCTCTGTAGCCAAATTGTAA
- a CDS encoding NUDIX hydrolase, with protein MSQDPKLIHRTVHFTLVDKKAKKILITQRAMSKKTDPGKICFLGEHVISGESYEEALVRGVQEELGIEPKNFREMSGDLFRFPEQTEFSKFFVVEWNGEKIDYKDDELMNIRWVSREELVCLPLDYSNTSKKWVETIDWGLGLTGE; from the coding sequence ATGTCACAGGATCCTAAACTAATTCATCGTACGGTTCATTTTACCTTGGTTGACAAGAAGGCAAAAAAGATTTTGATTACCCAAAGAGCGATGAGTAAAAAAACAGATCCGGGGAAAATATGTTTTTTGGGAGAACACGTAATTTCGGGAGAGTCGTATGAAGAGGCACTGGTTCGGGGAGTCCAAGAAGAACTGGGGATTGAGCCAAAAAATTTTAGAGAAATGTCGGGTGATCTTTTTAGGTTTCCCGAACAAACTGAATTTAGCAAGTTTTTTGTTGTCGAGTGGAATGGGGAAAAGATTGACTATAAGGATGATGAACTTATGAATATCAGGTGGGTTAGCAGGGAGGAACTAGTGTGTTTGCCGCTTGATTATTCTAATACTTCCAAAAAATGGGTGGAAACAATAGATTGGGGGCTGGGGCTAACCGGAGAGTAG
- a CDS encoding DUF5680 domain-containing protein — protein MNIESLKKFLIDSNNAGYAGGKTKKWEKEPDGSTTIPFEKGEWRSHDNFFGGEPYGGRTIVFYEGKPCWMMVYYGWVEEGVETNSVYGILRDALKLMPADYPFRGPKEFREGEYVYTNTWRGEADKFFGEEKIFLGDKLIYKANYLGGLVDQRGGV, from the coding sequence ATGAATATTGAATCATTAAAAAAGTTTCTTATCGATTCAAACAATGCCGGTTATGCCGGTGGTAAGACGAAAAAGTGGGAAAAGGAGCCAGATGGCTCCACCACAATTCCGTTTGAAAAGGGGGAATGGAGATCTCATGACAATTTCTTTGGCGGCGAACCTTATGGGGGGAGAACCATTGTTTTTTACGAGGGTAAGCCCTGTTGGATGATGGTTTATTATGGATGGGTTGAGGAAGGAGTTGAAACCAATTCTGTTTACGGAATTTTGAGAGATGCACTGAAACTTATGCCGGCTGATTATCCATTTAGGGGACCGAAAGAATTTAGGGAAGGAGAATATGTTTACACAAATACCTGGCGGGGTGAGGCGGATAAATTTTTTGGGGAAGAAAAAATATTTTTGGGGGATAAGTTAATATACAAGGCGAATTATTTGGGCGGATTGGTTGACCAAAGAGGGGGAGTTTGA
- a CDS encoding radical SAM protein, translated as MGKTFLCINFGCRVNAAETNQFAQKLISDGYTPLLSSKEGPGVDLIFINTCSVTAKANIESLGKIRSLRHQYPNAKIVVSGCADLRNIEVLPNISIINNVEKEKILEKINGAYRPQIGDKFSHTHRYILKVQSGCTHNCSYCTVPQKRPYLWSLPITTAIDTVNQAIKNGYQEIIISGVNLDQYKYGFSTLIESLLKNTSVPLISFGSIPLNCIDSRFLSLMTDYRLQITNFLHIPLQSGSDKILKLMHRPYNVKKIKEIFTSLKNITPRPVKGGAGGGFSFGTDIIVGFPGETDAEFEETYNLCKLIGFSKIHVFRFSHRPNTLITDYYKSCLKPSKVDIKSRAEKLRKLST; from the coding sequence ATGGGAAAAACTTTTTTATGTATTAATTTCGGTTGCCGGGTCAACGCTGCCGAAACCAACCAATTCGCCCAAAAGTTAATTAGCGATGGTTATACTCCCCTCCTTTCTTCAAAGGAGGGGCCGGGGGTAGATTTAATCTTCATCAACACCTGTTCCGTCACCGCCAAAGCCAACATCGAATCTCTTGGCAAAATCCGCTCTCTTCGTCATCAGTACCCAAACGCAAAAATTGTCGTTTCTGGATGCGCCGATTTAAGAAATATTGAAGTATTACCGAATATTTCCATTATCAACAATGTTGAAAAAGAAAAAATTCTTGAAAAAATCAATGGCGCCTATCGCCCGCAAATAGGGGACAAGTTTAGTCATACCCACCGCTATATCTTAAAAGTTCAATCCGGCTGTACCCACAATTGCTCGTATTGTACCGTGCCCCAAAAAAGGCCATATCTGTGGTCTTTACCCATTACCACAGCCATCGATACGGTAAATCAGGCCATAAAAAACGGCTATCAGGAAATCATCATCTCCGGCGTAAATCTCGACCAATACAAGTATGGTTTTTCCACCCTAATCGAATCTCTTTTAAAAAACACATCCGTTCCCCTTATCTCCTTCGGCTCCATCCCCCTAAATTGCATCGATAGTCGCTTCCTTTCCCTAATGACAGATTACAGGTTACAGATTACCAATTTCCTCCATATTCCCCTCCAATCCGGCTCCGACAAAATCCTAAAACTCATGCACCGCCCTTACAATGTTAAAAAAATAAAAGAAATCTTTACTTCCTTAAAAAATATCACCCCCCGCCCTGTCAAGGGAGGGGCTGGGGGAGGGTTTAGTTTTGGTACCGACATCATTGTCGGCTTTCCCGGGGAAACCGATGCTGAATTTGAAGAAACATATAATTTGTGTAAACTTATCGGTTTTTCCAAAATCCACGTCTTTAGATTTTCCCACCGGCCCAATACTCTTATTACAGATTATTACAAATCGTGCCTTAAACCATCTAAAGTTGACATCAAATCCCGCGCCGAAAAACTCCGAAAACTTTCAACATAA
- a CDS encoding thermonuclease family protein yields the protein MFLSTLIALSFVNNLFSHPPKTPPARNTYKIIDVIDGDTIITDKFQKVRLLSVDSSEFSRCGSSEAKKQLETLVKGKNVYLKEIIADKYSRLVALVYVGKTFVNGELVKSGWGRYNSINSTQSDLLLYYSQVAQANKFGVFSPLCRQTENPTNSKCIIKGNASRDGRYLYFFPGCSDYSRVIVEKDLGDQWFCTEAQAQKSGYTKSENCYNKTYSQQ from the coding sequence GTGTTCCTTTCTACACTAATCGCCCTATCTTTTGTCAATAATCTTTTCTCTCATCCTCCCAAAACTCCTCCCGCCCGCAACACCTACAAAATTATAGATGTAATCGACGGCGACACCATAATTACCGACAAATTCCAAAAAGTTCGTCTTCTAAGTGTTGACTCCTCCGAGTTTTCCCGTTGCGGCAGCTCTGAGGCCAAAAAACAACTTGAGACTTTAGTCAAGGGCAAAAATGTTTATCTCAAAGAAATTATCGCCGACAAATACAGCCGTCTGGTAGCTCTCGTTTATGTCGGCAAAACTTTTGTAAACGGTGAGCTCGTCAAATCAGGGTGGGGGAGATACAACAGTATTAATTCCACCCAAAGCGATCTTCTTCTTTATTATTCCCAAGTCGCCCAAGCCAACAAATTTGGTGTTTTTAGTCCTCTCTGTCGACAAACCGAAAATCCTACCAATTCCAAATGTATAATCAAGGGCAATGCCTCCCGAGACGGCCGGTATCTTTATTTCTTCCCGGGCTGCAGCGATTATTCCCGGGTTATCGTCGAAAAAGATCTGGGTGACCAGTGGTTTTGCACCGAGGCCCAAGCTCAAAAATCAGGCTATACCAAATCAGAAAATTGTTACAACAAAACCTATAGTCAACAATAG
- the tgt gene encoding tRNA guanosine(34) transglycosylase Tgt, with protein sequence MLTQPTFIPVGTQATVKSLTPCELSEIGVEIFFCNTYHLYLRPGDRAIKKFGGLHKFTRWDGQIITDSGGFQVFSLGKEHNGAGKLTKISEDGVEFRSHLDGSLHFLTPEKSIQIQHNLAADYLIAFDECTPYPATKKYATQALDRTHRWALRSLLEHCRLNKKLNQNLKLYGVVQGSYFKALRLQSAEFICSQDFDGIAIGGVSVGEPKNKMRDAVSWVMPTVLKTKKSIHLLGVGEIDDLFDFFGMGITSMDCTMPTRSARAGQFLNRTGEAKHDLKQRFYNQIINKKYKKDQSPLDLECQCYSCKNFDRAYIHHLFKTQELLGYRLMTLHNLKFMIDTTQKIRDALKNGTFDKLKYSWLGRP encoded by the coding sequence ATGCTCACTCAGCCTACTTTTATCCCGGTCGGTACCCAAGCCACCGTAAAATCCCTGACCCCTTGCGAGCTTTCAGAAATCGGGGTCGAAATATTTTTTTGCAACACCTATCACTTATATCTTCGCCCGGGAGATCGGGCCATCAAAAAATTTGGCGGTCTACATAAATTCACCCGATGGGACGGCCAAATTATCACTGATTCCGGCGGTTTCCAGGTCTTTTCCTTAGGCAAAGAGCATAATGGCGCCGGTAAACTTACAAAAATATCCGAAGACGGGGTAGAATTCCGCTCCCACCTCGATGGCTCCCTCCACTTTTTAACCCCCGAAAAATCAATTCAAATCCAGCACAATCTGGCCGCCGACTACCTAATCGCCTTTGACGAATGTACCCCATATCCGGCCACCAAAAAATACGCCACTCAGGCCCTGGATAGGACTCACCGTTGGGCCCTCCGGTCTCTTTTAGAGCACTGTAGGCTCAATAAAAAGCTAAACCAAAATTTAAAATTATACGGCGTTGTCCAGGGTAGTTATTTCAAAGCCCTCCGCCTTCAATCTGCCGAATTTATTTGTTCGCAGGATTTTGACGGCATCGCCATTGGCGGAGTATCGGTGGGCGAACCAAAAAACAAAATGCGCGATGCAGTTTCCTGGGTTATGCCCACGGTTTTAAAAACCAAAAAATCAATCCACCTTCTTGGGGTGGGGGAGATAGATGACCTTTTTGATTTCTTTGGTATGGGCATCACTTCTATGGACTGCACCATGCCCACCCGTTCTGCCCGGGCCGGTCAATTTCTAAACCGGACAGGTGAGGCAAAACACGATCTCAAACAAAGGTTTTACAATCAAATAATTAACAAAAAATATAAAAAGGATCAAAGCCCGTTGGATTTGGAATGCCAGTGTTATTCCTGCAAAAATTTCGATAGAGCCTATATCCATCATCTTTTCAAAACCCAGGAACTTTTAGGCTATCGGCTGATGACTCTCCACAACCTAAAATTTATGATCGATACCACCCAAAAAATAAGAGATGCTTTAAAAAATGGGACATTTGACAAGCTAAAATATTCCTGGCTTGGTAGGCCTTAA
- a CDS encoding ABC transporter substrate-binding protein gives MIKKLRFTLELYLNYLKRNLVLLLGGFLVGSVFFIGRNQLITFYQNQFKSNRIIGVEGLSTSQNLPSNILEKISYGLFINQENDRPDLSPLVKSFDIQNNNLDYIIELNDNIYWHSGKKFTADDIFYNIAGIKIEPISDTSLKISLNKPFTPILSALTKPLIQKNLVGLGEYLVKQVTHSEGFVKQITIIPTDKANRTSITYKFYPDAEGVINAYKLGEIDEAATGLLPPEMTSWANTKITQKIHSDKKYAAVFINTAKYDSKSTRQALSYATPKTTDRNERCFGPIPPNSWAYNPSVKEYTYNPARAKELIGDTKIEQLNLSVTDRTLLPIAEKISSSWEQNLGIKTTITVENQIDNQNYDAILAYSGIPSDPDQYTFWHSTQTETNITHLNNSRIDKLLEEGRTQTDITERKKTYLDFQQFLSEESPAIFLFYPTSFTFSRIK, from the coding sequence TTGATCAAAAAACTCAGGTTTACCCTAGAACTCTATTTAAATTATCTGAAGCGAAACCTGGTCCTTCTCCTCGGCGGGTTCCTGGTCGGCTCTGTTTTTTTTATTGGCCGAAACCAGCTGATTACTTTCTATCAAAATCAGTTCAAATCAAATCGGATTATCGGCGTCGAAGGTCTCTCTACCTCCCAAAACCTCCCCTCAAACATTTTGGAGAAAATCAGCTATGGCTTATTTATCAATCAAGAAAACGACCGCCCGGATCTTTCTCCGCTGGTCAAGTCCTTCGACATTCAAAACAACAACCTTGATTACATCATCGAGTTAAATGACAATATTTATTGGCATAGCGGCAAAAAATTTACCGCCGATGACATTTTTTATAATATTGCCGGAATCAAAATTGAGCCCATATCCGACACCTCACTAAAAATCAGTCTCAACAAACCCTTTACCCCCATCCTCTCTGCCCTAACCAAACCGCTTATCCAAAAAAATCTTGTCGGCCTGGGTGAATATTTGGTCAAACAAGTCACCCACAGCGAAGGCTTCGTAAAACAAATCACCATTATCCCCACCGACAAAGCCAACCGCACTTCAATCACCTACAAGTTTTATCCCGATGCCGAAGGTGTAATCAATGCCTATAAACTGGGAGAGATTGATGAAGCCGCTACTGGCTTGCTCCCCCCCGAAATGACCTCCTGGGCAAACACAAAAATTACCCAAAAAATCCATTCCGACAAAAAATATGCCGCTGTTTTTATCAATACTGCCAAATACGATTCAAAGTCTACTCGCCAGGCACTCAGTTACGCCACCCCCAAAACCACCGACAGAAATGAAAGATGCTTTGGCCCGATTCCCCCAAATTCCTGGGCCTACAATCCCTCGGTCAAGGAATATACTTACAACCCGGCCCGCGCCAAAGAATTAATTGGCGACACCAAAATTGAACAATTGAATTTATCGGTCACCGATAGAACCCTTCTGCCAATTGCCGAAAAAATCAGCTCCTCATGGGAGCAAAACCTGGGCATCAAAACAACAATCACCGTCGAAAACCAAATTGACAACCAAAATTACGACGCAATTTTGGCATATTCAGGCATCCCCTCCGACCCCGACCAATATACCTTTTGGCACTCTACCCAAACCGAAACCAATATCACCCATCTAAACAATTCCCGCATCGACAAGCTTCTGGAGGAGGGCCGCACCCAAACCGACATTACCGAGCGCAAAAAAACCTATCTCGATTTTCAGCAATTTCTCTCGGAAGAATCACCGGCCATCTTCCTTTTCTACCCCACCTCATTTACATTTTCCAGAATAAAATAA